The Zeugodacus cucurbitae isolate PBARC_wt_2022May chromosome 4, idZeuCucr1.2, whole genome shotgun sequence genome includes the window aacaaaagagaccaaaaaataatacaagctttctttactggtaaccaatatttcataagataagtaactccaCTCGTCTTGCagtttggtcatttgttgggtcaccgtttcgttacttaaatttggttcattggtctccattctataggtcacctacttttccgtttaaaaattaaaaattgaaatttttttatttttatttatttattataattgtatgatatatttacatttataaattagtattgtataatattttaaattttttacaaagtgaactttttacatacgtttttgcagctatttatacattgattttttacaaacgtttttgcattgaatttttatacatttatatttatacattgacaaaatttacatattttaaaaataaagttagtattaattattaaatttttaatttttacatatttcatatataaatttagtattaagtattacatttttatttttttgtagttgttgttatacaattcaaaaaaaattctattactattacgaatgttattagtattcgaacattcatttgtataatttaataatattttacatctagattatgaattagcaaatgaataaattaatactaaacgcgaacgatttccttataactatccTGTAAGGATCCAAAGAAACTAATGAATGTCAATTCCAAACAATCCTAtcccatatgtacatcataaaaaggaaaaaagttgtgcaactgctaatctaaatgtccgatggaatttgttgttgtcttgtttatcatgcctgaaaaatattagaaataaaaatttttgttaacgattagaaaatatgaatatatttgtattcgtagtacaaacctaagaaaagtagtagctattgtaatcctccagtatttgtatttatggtctgggtaggcaattgaaaagtaaagtcctctctagatgagcaaaaactaaactctacaagtccctcatcattcccgtcctacattatggtgcagaagcgtggacgatgtcaacatcagatggaCGGCACTatgagttttcgaaagaaaggttttggggatttatggtcccttaaacattggcaacggctaataccgcagaagatgaaatgatgagctgtatgtgttgttagacgacatagacatagtccagcgaaaaaagacagcggctacgcgggcttggtcatgttgttcgaatggactcggtggaagccgaggaagagggagacctccactccgatggaaggaccaattGACGCCTAACGCCTTTGTGTTTTCAATATCtgaaatggataatgaaaatataagtaatgctaaaaaacaaacgtatatatatatacatatatatctacagagcttaatgcttgcaataactaaacaaaaaataaacaactttttaacatcaaaataaaaattattataaataaatattttggacacaatgcaacagatgcattcttgtacatacatagatatgtacatatgtatgtacatcttaatacgcactaactcaacatgtacatatacgcatttatatttaccatatTATTATCCACGGTttctgcgttgttgttgcactaTATTGCACCAGTGCTAAATCCaaaaacctgaaattatttaaaattactaatttgtattatttattaaaaatatatgaaacatacctcCACCAATTCCGACGTAACCTCCTTGCTCTTCATTTCCTGCGCACACACGTATAActggaatgaaattattttaattataaaaactaataataaaaacaacagaaataatgcatttataagatggataaatatacaaaaacacttaacaaaataaaataaatatttaaaacgcacttacatccattcactttaaattttattttgaaatgaacagcggccatggtggcgatttttgaacggttcattgtatctctctcttacacatacaaaaattagggttaatgaattttgctactctaactaccgagattgccacttaactacaaaatgttagcaatgtgtatgtattggtaaaagctggaaaaatttgcatgtgtagtggtgtatgagttagctccgtcttgtagggaagGTTAGTAACTAATCGATTGTTTTTTCGATTAATCAGATTTGGAAATTCGTTTCAATTAAATCGCTTTCTGAAGAAAAGTCTCGATTAATGTCATTCCTATGATTAATATTATCATCGCCATttagagttaaaaaaaatactttgtcGTAGTTATGGTATTCTTTaagcaattatattatttcttagtGCTTATTTTACATTATAAATTGTGTATggtaagttaatttgttcttcTAACTATTTTTGTGAGTAACAGTTGAATTTTAGGGGTATTTGGAATATGATAACTGGGTGAATATCGCGTTAAGTCATGCCATTGACCATAAGAATCCAAACAGCTTTGCTTATAGGGGAAATATAACGATATCAAGTCTAGAAATTGGATTAGCTAAAACGAACCAAGAAGTCTTAACTgctattcaaattcaaaatcttGAGGTATAAACATGCTTAATAGTAGAATATGTGTTTACTAATTATAATCAATAGGATTTGGCAAGAGCAAACCAAATGTACAGGTTGAAGGCGGAGGTGTATTATGCTGATGGAAAAAGACAACAATTTTTGAGCTCAACTAAGGCGTGTAATCTCATTATGTCCAACTTAAACGATATTCTATGGATTTCAATAGATCACAACGGGTATATAAATGCCGCAACGGTTTTGACTTCTAGATCTGATGTTTGGTAAGTATGGTACTATATTGTATTGCAAAAATAGGAACTTTAGTATACTGTCccacgatttttgagttaaaATATATAGTGGCGGTGGAGGAGGTGGAACGATTtcgattactttggcggtcggggtttTAAAATCAGGGGTGTccgaagttttttcgcgtagaacttcTTTCTGCactgatattttaaaaatcacttttcactctaaTATTTCGTAAGATTTATATGTTTACACTGCGCTGCCACTTTGTAGACATGTGAGGAATTCCTCTTTTTGCCAATATTCTGCTTCTTTTATTTAACacaatacatttaaaaaaatcatattgagGATAATTCCTTCTGTTGCTAACACTTTTGTTTTAAAGCGCGGAAGAAGGTCCCCAATGTGAGTTCTACTCGAAAAATCTTCGGACACCCATGGTTgtttcgaccagggttatttttttaaagcgcggccaaagaatttttttacaattagggaccaattatacaaaaaaataacactGTTAGGCCTCCCAAAGTAATCGAAAGGAAAAACTTAGCATTAAACGTATTATAATGGAAGAAAATGTCTGTGTGAGACAAATGAAACAATAAGTTAACTTgagtacaacaaatatttaaatccgAATTAAAGAGTATTTATGACAAAAAGTGTGCCAAACCGTCATTGACCAACAACCATAAATTAGCCAAGCTTAGATTTGCCGCAAAATATCGCTTTTGGGATGACGAgtggaaaattttgttttactgaCGTAAAAAATTTCAACTAAGATTGCCCAAAGGGTCACCAAAAAGATTGAAAGCACAAAGCAGAAATGTAAGCGACGAAATTTTGGTGGCGGATCATTCATGGTTCGGGCTGGGATAAATAGCAGAGGGATGACTCCAGTTTGctttgtaacaacaaaaatggacTCGGAATACTACATTAAATTGTTTGATGAAGTGTTAATTGATTTCGTACATAAATTTATTGGACATGATTTCGTTTTCCAGCAAGACAACGCTGCAATTCATCGTTCAAAGAAAACAATTGATTAATTGCTGTCTCGGAATATAAATTTTCTCGATTGGTCTGCATTTAGTCCCGACCTAAATCCTATAGAAAACCTTTGGTCTATGTTATCAGCCTAGGTTTTCGAACAGGGACGGCAATTTGATAACATAAAATGCCTAAGAAATGACATTGTCGAAAAAATGGACAAACATTGATTGGCATATTTGATTTTGCAATTTCTCCATTtgtagttaatttttaatttatattttgcatttattatacACTAGCACTTCACTACATTGTTTctacatattaattttatatcatttaatttaatatttgctgtaaataagcattttactttttacacaattttcttcatatgcacaataacaaaCGGGTAAACGAATAAAAAAAGGGTATTATACACCAAATTATATCTCAGGATGTCCAaattctcgcaacaaatgttgctaaagagagtattatagttttgttcacataacggttgtttgtaacacccaaaactaaacgagttagatatagggttatatataccaaagtgatcagggtgaagagtggagttcaaatccgaatgtctgtctgtccgtccgtctgtgcaagctgtaacttgagtaaacattaagatatcttgatgaaacttggcacacttatttcttggcaccataggaaggttgctttcgaaaatgatcaaaatcggaccactgccacgcccacaaaatggcgaaaaccgaaaacacataaagtgccataaataaagctttggaaataaaatttggtatgaaggatcgcactatgaaggggcgtatttggatgtaatttttttggggaagtgggcttgaccccgccccctacttagttttttgtacatatctcgcaaactaatagagctatataaatcaaactttctgcagtcgttttttttagccacttcctaatacagtgcaaaactgaaagaaatctgatcataaccacgcccaccacccatacaaaagttaggttgaaaattactaaaagtgggttaactcactaacgaaaaacgtcagaaacactcaatttcacagaaataatagcagaaggaagctgcactgagatttttttacaaaatggaaaatgggcgtggcatcgcccacttatgggtcaaaaaccatatctcaggaactgctcgaccgatttcaatgaaacttggtatgtaatagtttccttacatcccaatgatatgttgtgaaaataggccaaatcgcttcacaaccacgcctacttcctatataccagaactttgaagacaatctgagtcgtttactttacaatatataaagtaagtactagtgaagatatcgatgcagaactttgcacaaatactatgttaatagtgtggcagccgcattctaaaaatcgaggacctcggtgcttctaacctaatattatggtttccaactttcaatggactttatactagtgatgagcgatattgctatttttgaatcactgtgatttcagtgattgctacttttaaatcacagtgattctttttttgctattgcgatcacaacaataaaaacgaatttataagaatttgtactccaattttttttttttaattttttacatatacatttttaacaatatcaaaaatttacctgcttttgtaatcactattaactaattaatacattttgggtacatttaactgcttttgtaatcaccgtatccaaaattatcgaaatcacaactaaaatttctactgtgaccactgaacagtgattgctactttcgaactgatattgttactaaacagtgattgctactttcgaactgatactggtactgaacagtgattgctcctttcgaactgatactggtactgaacagtgattgctactttcgaactgatattgttactaaacagtgattgctcctttcgaactgatactgGTACTGAAcaatgattgctactttcgaactgatattgttactaaacagtgattgctcctttcgaactgatactggtactgaacagtgattgctactttcgaactgatattgttacagtgatcgaattagaatcactgaactgctattgctacagtgatcgaactaGAATTATTGAATTGTTATTGCtatagtgatcgaattagaattactgaactgctattgctacagtgatcgaattagaattattgaactgttattgctatagtgatcgaattagaattactgaacacctatatgtactgtgatcgaacaaaagcactgaacttctctatagctactgtgatcgaactcaaattatttaactgcaatagcgattttaaatcactgatatttacaaaaattgatcgctgTTGCTATAATCGAtatttcaatcacagtgaaaaaatcaccgatagtgaaatatcgctcatcactaccttataccatatatatgaagaatatgttggtcaaattgtgtattatataatataaataaagttaaataaataaattgcgagagtataaaatgtttggttaccctaacttagcccttccttacttgttattttttagattcgtttgcaaaatatgtgATATTGTAACACTTAATTTGTGCCAGCATATAACCCCTTTTTATTGTACAAATACAGACGATTCTGCAAAAAGTTGAACGTTtatttacagcatattttaatataatttatagaaaataactcctattctgtgcactttacaaattcaacaaatttctaatttgtaaaaaatttaaatttatcaagcatttcgtattctgtgtctaatacctgagacagacatgtagtatacattgtaatatgcttcagaaaccatatgtctatcaccggttttccgaattttgtttgaaagcaaatggtgttccgtactacaatagagttctagaaaccattggaattttgtggtgttgtgaaatgtactacaatggattgcattgaacacaccgaaagctttaagctcttctgccacaatcatatgttttctgacattttgacatacagaaaataaattaaattcaaaattaatttaaatcaaaaaacaaaatttgaaaaagaaattatgtgaaaaatatgtaatatgtatgtaataattatattggataataatatttaaagattgcttgaagttataactaagtcaggatcaattttcctgcctgttattcataattacattttgctagaatttatttgtatcagctgatgaatgtaaacatagtacaaaatactacatgtgtgtcactatgctggttcatggtttcgagagcttttattgtagtacatattATAGTATGGAAAcgatatgtctgtcttaggtataaaataaaaagctcttttctttataagttgttaagaagtaaaatgctcttgacaaatataatatctcgctgtggatagttgtggaagtgaatttgttgtaatggagatattttacttttgtcgttatttttatgcaaagaggaaaaatatgaacatgtggatggctcgcgttattgagccgtttttatattaagtagtttacttttctcttttttgtataaaaaatgaagataatgagggtaactttgacgaaattgttttctatatattgcattcGATTACAGGATAGCAAATTTTTCCCAATAAAGAACACAGCTTTGATTTCGTAGTTCCAAGGAacctttctgaagctaaacataacaaccaattaaattaaaattgcattccaaatagttttaaatattttataaagcacatatatatatatatatatatttggcgtaggaaccgctttaagcgattatagccgaatccaccagagcgcgccactcattcctcctttttgctttttggcgccaattggaaacaccaagtgaagccaggtcactttgcacttggtctttccaccggagtggaggtcgtcctcttccgcggcttcctccagcgggtactgcatcgaatactttcagagctggagtgttttcttccatccgtacaacatgacctagccagcgtagccgctgtctttttattcgctgaactatgtcaatgtcgtcgtataaatcgtacagctcatcgttccatcgcctgcggtattcgccgttgccaatgtttagaggaccaaaaatcttgcgcaaaacctttctctcgaaaaccccaagagtcgtctcatcggatgttgtcatcgtccacgcttcagcgccatacatatatgtattatattatgtagtATTCTGTGGCTTTGAGGAGGAGCAAAAGACTAGGGGGGTTGGGATGGAAAAGCAAATATATAGCCTCTGTCATCCGATTATCAATCAACCTCATTTACGCGCGGCTCTCCTTGTTTGGTTAGAGAGATTAGCGAGGCCGTAAATGCGGTATAACCTTGTCATCTATATAGAATAAATGAGGTTGTAaaatcaaaccaaatactttgcatcaggcctgaaaggcttcagtcgatatctcagAATTCTCGATACATCAGattcggatagataggctgataaccgggCAAacgtaaaccaaacttatcaacgaagccacaatgaagaaggctcggttaacacaaacactcatccacATAACAACattttgcatgaaaaaataGGGctagattcggagcatggaatatttgcgctctttcagaaacttcacgtctagaccaagagcaaaggatttattgtgaaattgaagttaaattattaactattttgcaacaaatattgaaatgcatgtgaaaacttatacctgagacagacatgtagtacatattgtagtatgcttcagaaaccatatgtgtatcaccggttttccgaattttgtttgaaagcaaatggtgttccgtactacaattgattgcattgaacacaccgaaagctttaagctcttctgccacaatcataagttttctgacattttgacataaagaaaataaattaaattcaa containing:
- the LOC105219893 gene encoding ER membrane protein complex subunit 10 isoform X1, with product MVFFKQLYYFLVLILHYKLCMGYLEYDNWVNIALSHAIDHKNPNSFAYRGNITISSLEIGLAKTNQEVLTAIQIQNLEDLARANQMYRLKAEVYYADGKRQQFLSSTKACNLIMSNLNDILWISIDHNGYINAATVLTSRSDVCLLASLQLLHKRTALFPWITFSLALCRVYIYVVYQLNSSKMDQIQIHHYAQWVRSFYENISVSGLEDFNTDVLIRHTEMAPFPDTTSFIQKLEREREARERGDVRDNRGFFAKYWMYIVPVVLLVFISGATNQDNSK
- the LOC105219893 gene encoding ER membrane protein complex subunit 10 isoform X2 — its product is MVFFKQLYYFLVLILHYKLCMGYLEYDNWVNIALSHAIDHKNPNSFAYRGNITISSLEIGLAKTNQEVLTAIQIQNLEDLARANQMYRLKAEVYYADGKRQQFLSSTKACNLIMSNLNDILWISIDHNGYINAATVLTSRSDVCFYENISVSGLEDFNTDVLIRHTEMAPFPDTTSFIQKLEREREARERGDVRDNRGFFAKYWMYIVPVVLLVFISGATNQDNSK
- the LOC105219893 gene encoding uncharacterized protein LOC105219893 isoform X3 — encoded protein: MVFFKQLYYFLVLILHYKLCMGYLEYDNWVNIALSHAIDHKNPNSFAYRGNITISSLEIGLAKTNQEVLTAIQIQNLEDLARANQMYRLKAEVYYADGKRQQFLSSTKACNLIMSNLNDILWISIDHNGYINAATVLTSRSDVCGCILFQSFCWCSYLERLIRIIRNKLNLRKFTNKIKNTHS